The segment ACACGAACATCGCAGGAGCCACCTCCAATATTTTAACCCGCTTGAATGTACAACCTACCAATTCAGGCAATTACTCGGTGGTCATCACCAACGTCGCGGGCGGCATCATCAGTTCGAATGCCCTTTTGACGGTCAATGCGATCGCTCCGACCATCACCTCGCAACCAGCCAGCCAGACCGTCAATGCCGGAACAAGCGTCACCTTCTCTGTCAGCGCCACCGGCACCGCCCCGCTGCGCTACCAATGGCGCTTCAACAACACAAACATCGCAGGAGCCATCTCCAGTGTTTTTACGCGCTTGAATGTCCAAACTACCAATGCAGGCAATTACTCCGTGGTCATCACCAACCTGGCTGGCACGGTGACCAGTTCCAATGCCCTCTTGACCGTCATTGCTAATACGAATGTCGCTCCGGCCATCACCACCCAGCCGCAAAATCAGACCGTTGCAGTCGGACAGAGCGCCACTTTCAGTGTTGTTGCTACTGGCACTGCTCCCCTCCTGTATCAATGGCGATTCAATACTACAAATATTCCTGGCGCCCAGGGAAGCAGCCTTACCCTCAGCAATGTCCAGCCTTCCAATGCGGGCAACTACTCTGTCGTCATCACGAACATCGCCGGAAAGGTGACCAGTTCCAACGCGCTTTTGACTGTCATCGCTCCTGTTCTCATCACGGCACAGCCGCAAAGCCAGGCTGTCACGGAGGGCAATGCCGCCGCCTTTACGGTGAGTGCAACCGCCTCCACACCCTTGCAATATCAATGGCTTTTCAATGGTTCGCCCATCGCCGGCCAAACCAACTCCTCCCTTGCGCTGCCCGGCGTGGCTGCCGCCGATGCAGGCCTTTATTCTGTATCGATCAGCAGCCTCCTGAGTTCCGTCACAAGTTCCAATGCGACTTTGACCGTCACTCCAGCTGTCTGTGTTCCCGCCCCCGCTGGCTTGGTCAGTTGGTGGCCGGGTGAAGCCAATGCGCGAGATCTTACGGATACCAACAATGGGACCCTCGATGGCTCACTGGACTTCGCTCCCGGCAAGGTCGGACAAGCCTTTGTTTTCAATGGCACGGATGCGGATGTCAAAATCCCCGCTTCCGCCGATCTCAACGTCGGTGCCGGAGATGGCTTCTCGATTGATGCCTGGATCAATCCTTCAGATGTCACAACTCAACGTCCGTTGGTCGAATGGAATTCAGGTTCATATGGTGCTCACTTCTGGATTTCCGTACCGGTTTCCAGCACCGGTGCCGGCCCAGGTTGCCTCTATGCCAACCTGTCGGACACCGACGGCTTGGATCATACCATTACCTCACCTGCCGGAACCATCCTGCCCTCCACGTTTCAACATGTAGCTCTTACCTACGATAAAACCAGCGGCATGGCGGTGTTGTATGTAAACGGCAATATTGTTGCCCAACAAAATCTCGGCACCTTCACTCCGTCCACCACAGGCGATCTTTGGCTCGGCCTGCGTCCCGCTGGCGACGCAGCTGGAACCCGCTTCCTTGGCAGAATGGATGAAGTCGATCTCTTCAATCGCGCGCTCTCCGCGACCGAGATTCAATCCATGTATAACGCCAGCTTTGCCGGCAAGTGCCGCACTTCACCGTTGGTCGTTACCCAGCCAGCCAGCCAGACTGTCACTGCGGGTGACAACGCGACCTTCACAGTGGAAGCTGCTGGCACTGGAAGCCTTCACTATCAATGGCAATTCGCAGGCGCCGACCTCTCTGGTGCCACAACCACGTCGCTCGTCATTTCCAACGCACAGCCCGCCAACGCTGGAGACTATTCCGTCCTCATCTCGAGCGCCATCGGCTCCGTCACCAGCTCCAATGCAACTTTGATAGTGAACCACGCCCCGGTCGCCAATCCGCAGTCCCTTGCAGTGAACGAGGATTCTTCGCTATTCATCACTCTCTCCGCAACGGATGAAGATGCCGACCCACTCACTTACACAGTTTCGACTCCTGCTCATGGCACACTGACCGGCACCGCCCCAAATCTGGTGTATCAACCGGCCGCGGGCTATTACGGACCTGATGCATTCACCTTCCACGTGAACGATGGCCTCCTCGATTCGGAAGATGCCACAATCACCATTGATGTAAGGTTCGTAAATCACGCTCCTCTAGCCGAATCACAATCTGTCACCGTCAACGAGGATTCGAGCGTCGCCATCACCCTCACGGCCAGCGATGTGGAAAACGATCCGCTGACTTACTTTGTCCTCACCGCCCCGGCCCACGGAACGCTGACCGGAAACGGCGCCAATCTGGTGTATCATCCGAACGCCAACTATTTCGGCCCTGACACCTTCACCTTCAAGGCAAACGATGGTCAGGTCGACTCTGGTGTAGCCACGGTTACCATCACCGTCAATCCAGTCAATGACGCCCCGGTGGCCGTTGCCCGGATTTACCCCTTGTTTGTTCTCTCAACCAATGACACCGACCTGATTGTCATCGCCCCAGACGGCATACAAGCCACGGTGATCTTTGACGGTTCACTTTCCACCGATATCGAAAATGACCCGCTTCAGTTCACCTGGCTCGATGAAGGGAAAACCAATATTCTCGGCCAAACAATGGTGGCCACGAATACGCTGAGCGTGGGCACGAATATCGTGTCCCTCATCGTGAGTGACGGAACGGACATGAGCACCAACACCATCCAGGTGCAAGTGATCACTCCCGCCGAAGCGGTGTCAAAGCTTTCTGCGGTTCTACAGGAAGTGGACCTCGGCGGAACCAGCAAAGATCCTTTCTTGGATGCTCTAAACGATGCGCAAGACGCACTCGGAATGGGGCAGTTGGACAAAGGAGTTTCCTTCCTGGAGAAGTTTGAATACAAAGTGTCCAAACAAACGTCACCGGTATATACCGAATCCGTTGCGCGGCTGATCTATATCGCCAACGAAATCATCCAAGCCGTCACTCCGCCATCTGGCAACCCACAAGCAATAAAACATTAACGAACCATTCAATCGTAAATGCCAGAAACCAAAAGTTTCTGGCATTTACTTTTTTCGGAAACGGTGCGCGTTCTGCGCCAACATCCCATTGGTGCCCCGCTTGAGGTACTAATGGGCGACCACTTTTCGAAAATTAGGTGTCATTACTTTGGTTTGACGCCTTTTTAGTTAGCGATTTTATTTCGGTTCCCATAGCTCAATGGGATTGCCTTCAGGATCATGCAAGCGCGCAAACCGCCCGTTTGGGTAAGCCTCTGGATCAGGAGATACATCAATCTTCGCGGCCCGAAGCTTTTCTACCAGACGATCAAGGTCTCGGACGCGAAGATTGAGCATCCATTGCTGCTCAGGACGACCGAAATAGTTTGTGTCGTGCGGAAACGGCGCGAAGACCGTTGGGCCTGCTTCTTGCGACCAAGGCTTCTGGGTGTAGTCGCCAGGCACAAGCTCGATTCCAAAATGTTCCTTGTACCACTGGCCCAACACCGCCGGATTTTTGGAGCGGAAGAATAGACCGCCAATTCCAGTGACATGTTGCATAGGGCGTTTTTGTTAACAATCAATATGCGACGCGTGTCGCAATCATTCCAATATACGAACAATTTTTCGAGTACTAATTTCGCCCCTCGACTACCGCTCAGGCAGACCCGTTCATGTTAGCCGTCATGGGTTCGACTCCTTCCTTTGAAACCACTCGGCAGCGGGAGAAAAATAGATGATGGCGAGCACCATCCCAACCAACAGAGTGGAACACTGAGAGAAAGCGCCGGCAACCGCATTCGAGAGAATTGGTCCTGGCGAAAAACACATCCATATCAACATATAAACCCAAGCTGCCACACTGAGCCACCGAGCAGATGGCCAGAAACGGTAAAGCCCGACGAGAGCGACAAGCGCTATAATGAGACCGGGTATGCCCAGAAAGCTGATAACCAGCTCGCCAGCTTTCGGATGGACACCGTGCTGGGCCTGCTGGTAATCGAGAAGTGACGGAGGCAACAACCATGAATCAAAAACTCCGGCGACTGTGCTCGTGACCAAGGCAGCAATAGAAAGCGTCAAGAGAACTCGAAACTGTTTTTTGGTCATCGGTTTCATGGTGAGGTTCAAATGACGGGCACAACTGCTCTCTGGGATACTTGGACAGGTCTGGTCGGATCGAACCGGTCCGCCGTATCCATCCGGATGCCGCGCAGTTTTGCCGATTGGAGATGCGTGGCGTAGAGCGGCTCGGCGAAATAACAGATCAGGATGGAGCGACGGCGTGCGCCGGTCGGGTTCAGGCTGCCCGCATGCACCAGATCCGCATCGAAAATCAGAATGTCGCCGGCGGAGCCTGAGAGTTGCACCGACCTGGATTCATCGGCGAAGTCGAACGGCAGCTCACCCTGCGCCGGGCGGTGGCTGCCGGGGACGATCCGAGTCGCGCCGTTACAGGGGCCATAGTCGTCGAAATAGGCGAGGGCGATCACCGTATCGCCTGGCCGCTGGGCGAAAAGGTCGCGGTGCAGCGTCTGCTGGCCGCCGCCCGCCAGCGGCTCGCGGCCCTCCACCTGCGAGAGGAAGAACCGTTCGCCGATCAGTTCGCCAACCACGGCCAACACCTCGGGCAGGCGGCACACCGCCTGCACGCGGGGATCGAGGTCCAGCAACGAATGGCGCCAGCCAGCCCCGCGCGGCACGGGCCATTGATCCGACGGCTTGACGTCCGCATCAAACGCGGCGCGCAGATCATCCAGCCTTTCGGCCGGGATCGCTCCGCGGAGCAGGGCATAGCCGTCCCGGTGGAGTTGCTCGTGGTCAATCATGGCTCCCATCGTTTTCGGAATCTCTTATCAAAAAATCTGTCGAACGTAAAGGGGGGCGATCCTAATTATTGACACGTTTTTCACTTTTGTTTGGGGCAACCGGGTCCGGTAAGGACAGTTCCTGTGGCAGTCCCATGTTGCGCGCAACACAGGAGAGGCTAGGAGAGACGGCGATTGAGGTCAATCCTGAGGACCCTTTTTGGCATCCTGGCCGGGATTGGACTCCGCGCGCACCTTGACAGGAAACCGGAGCGGACGGTGGCTGCGGCGGCCAGGCCCTGCAAGCCGTCTGCCGCATAGCGAACCAAATGTTTGTAGCCAGTTTTGCGACTGATGCCAAACTGCTCGCACAGTTCAGTCACCGTAAAGCGCGCGCTCTGCGCCAACATTACAAATCTAATAATCTCGTCCATAGGGGTTACAGATTTCCAAGCCATGGTGCTCGAAAGTTTAACCCATCACTCCGGACAGACTGTTACCTATCACTCCGGTTCATACCGTCTTTGTTTAAACCCGGACCCCGGGAAAGCGGGTTGAGAGTTGAGCAGGGGCAGATGCTCGCTTGGGCTCGCGCCTTCGGCAAAATGTGGGGTGTTTTAGGGGATATTACCCCGGGGCAAACGTGCTTTGCACGTTTGCCCCGGGCTATTATCTGTCGTGCCTACGGCACTTTCCATAGCGCTTCTTCGAGGCGGAGGTGTTTTAAAATTGAGCTGAGGTATCGTTGCAGCCTGAGGGCGGAATGTTTGGTGTCAATGGAAACTGGCAGGGGTGTAATTACTTTGATTTCGACCTTTTTTTTGACCACTTTTACGCTTGAGGTTGAGTGCTGGCGGCGATAGCGTTTTTCGCGAGCGGAGTGAGAAACTTTTCCAGTTTAAGTTCGCTGGGCAAGTGAGGCGGCAGTGTTTGAAGAAGATTGCAGTATCGCTTGGGCCAGCCGCAGTAAATCTATTCGGTGTTCAATGCAAGATGCTTTCGCCGAATGACAGCTGACAATGTTTTCAGCGCGGTAGTCATGGGGCGATACGAGCACTCGAAATATTGTTCGTATATTGCAATGATTACGACACGCGTCGCATATTGATGGTTAGGCGCATCTCGCACCATGAAGACATTCGTCCGCAACCATAAGAACCTCGCCGCAGTCGTCGGTGTTGTGGCGTTCATGGTGGCATGGTGGCTTTCGGCGTCTGCTCGCGGTTATCTCGTCGCCCGTTTCGATGTCGCTCGCGGACATTATGAGGTGCAAGGTTTTGGCCTGCCCGCCAAGTGGAGACCAGATTACGCCCGCTTGTTGCGAGAGCGCTACGGCATCGAGCATCACACAGTTGCAGGCTGCGTTGTTAGCGATTCGCTTGTTTCTTACGTCGGCGCCTACAATTCGGTCACGAAAACAGCAGCACAGCGCAAGTTCGGCCGTGATGTGTTCGCAGAGTGTGCGGTTGATGCTCGCAAGGCTTGGGAGGAGCGGAAAGTGGCAGGCACAAAGGCAGAGTGAGTGATTCTGACAGATACTCCTGCATAATGTTTGCACCTGCAGCATGGGCATTTGGACTCTAAGGAAACATGGAAGATTACAAATACTTTGGTCTTCATCGACACTGAGTCGGGTTGATTCCTACCAAAGACCAGTTCCGGAAATGGGCTGGTCTTTTTTCATCGGCTCAGTAGCTTAACCGCATGACCGCTAAGGAAGAGAACTATATCCACTACACAGAATGCTGTCTAGGTCTCAATAGTGCTTGGAGAATTTTGAAGGAGTTGCAAGGGATTGAGAAGAGAACCGGCATTCACTATGCCGCATATTGCTTTGCTTTAATTGAATACGCACAGCCATATACCCGGTCGGATGGCACGCATAAGAAATACTCAATCCCAAGTCCTCCCCCGCAACTAAGTCCAGAAGAACTAAAATTGCATGAGCAGATTATTCGGCTTCGCCATAAAGTTTTGGCGCACTCCGATTTGACGCTGAAGGACGCCAAAATGTCTATATTCTCCTATGGTGGCAGCCCTCATGCCATGATTGCTCAGAACCACCTTCCGCAATTCCCCGAAATCAATGCGGTTGTGTCGCTGATTGAGCACACACTGGATGCTATGTATGTGACACAATCGCGTATGCTCGATGATTTGGTTGCCAATGTAGCGAATTGAAATCAGGATGGCATTAAACGCTTGATTCTGGGTGCTGGCGGCGACATGGTTTTGAGCAAGCGCCGTGAGGAATCTTTCCAGTTTAAGTTCGCTGGGCAAGTGAGGCGGCAGTGTTTGAAGATAATTGCAGTATCGCTTGAGCCGCAGTAAATCTGTTCGGTGTTCAATGCAAGATGCTTTCGCCGAATGACCGCTGACAATGTTTTCAGCGCGGTAGTCATAGGGCGATATTTGCACTCGAAATATTGTTCGTATATTGGAATGATTGCGAACACATGTCACACAGAGCCATGAAGTTCACTCGGTTCATCCTCTACAGTTTGTTGATGACTCTTGTCTTTGTGGTTGGATGCGAGACGCCGCCGCCCGCTCAGACGCCACCGCCCGCTCAAGACCCGCTGGCAGGTTGGAAATGGGTCGGCACTTTCGACCCACTCATGGCTGATTCCATCAAACGAATGACAGGGACGAAAGATGCTCTAGGCAAGATTATCACGACGACTCCAGCCGAATATGAGAGGTATGCGAAGGAGTGCCCGTTCGGTTCGAAGGTCGTGGATGATTACCAAAATTTCATAAAGAAGAAAAAATTGGGTTGGATAGAAAGTTATGAGTTTTTTGAAGATGGGACAGGCCAGCATGCGGTCAGGATTGCCGCTGGCACAGACGGAACTTACAGCACACATATTTTGATATACGACAGCTCCAACCAGAGAGTGAGAGTCATCAGTTATGTCACGGGACACTATCGTTGTTGAGTGGCCTAACACATCACGAGCCTGTGTGAAAAGTATTTTACTTTTTGTAAATGGCGTGGGGTTGGCGAGGTGTTGACCGGATTTTGAGGTTTTCCAGGATGCCAAATTATTGATCTGGGAATGGGAGCGTTCCAGGTGGTTATTGGCGTCGCCGGTGGCAAAAAGGGGCTTTCGCCCTCTTTTTATCCCTTCACTGCCACGGCCTTGATCAAATCCTCGAAGCTGACGATGTTCAAAACGCGTTTCAGGTTGTAGGCCAGCACGGTTAAACTCATTTCCGCCCTCACTCCGGCCAGTCTTTTGCATAAAAAATATCCGGCATTCATCGCTCGCTTGATCGTCCCGAAAGGATGTTCGGCGATGGCCTTTCTTGATTTCATAATTTGCCGGTTGTTCTTCACCCGTTGCGCCATGGCTTCCATCAACGCTTCGTTTTCTTCGCGCGTAATCGTGCGATTAGCCTTGTTCCGGGTGCATTGCTTTTTGAGCGCACAGGTTTTACAGCCCGTGGCCCGGTAGTATCGCAATGCGCGTTTTTTCTCGAAGGGGAGCGGTAGGTCAGTTCTTTTTTTCCCGGACAAAGGTAAAAGAAGATTGTGAGAATATTTTTTGCGTGTTGCGTGAGGGATGAATGGGACGGAGTATGAATTAATATATTTAAAAGTCACTATTTGTTTAAAAACGTATTGACATTGTTTTGTTAATGTTATAAATAAATTACATTGCTGCTGAATAAATGGGTTTTATGCTGAAATTTATAAGGAGATTATCGGGGCGCGATTGGGTGGGCCTTGGCGGGGTTGAGCCGGTGGTTTTCTCTATGCGATGGGAAGCTGTTGAAACAGCTCCAGGTTTTGCATCGCTGTGGAATACAGGGCTGGAAGCCGTGGTGTTAATGAAAAGGAGAAGGGCGTTATTGGTGCGCCGGGGGCAGGGTGCCGGACCGTGAGTTAACGGCAGTTATCGGGACATCTTTTATTCTATTTGAATTTTGAATGAACTCTGAAGTTATAGATTGGCAGGATGGGGCTGGGGTGCGACCAAGGAAATGTCGAATGGCAAATTTCGAGCGACGAATTGGAAGCGGGGTGCGTGGGGGGCGGAAGGTATCGGAAGGTATCGGAAGGTATCGGAAGGTTGAAAAATATTGGACAGGAGGCATGGTTGGGAAATCGAGGCCAAAGTGGTAAAGTCTGAGGGCAGAAGCTGGTCTATGAAATCACTATTTAAGAGAGCGGGAGGGAAGTTGGGGTGGAAACCGAATTGTGGTCCCGGTGATTCGCTCGCTTGACACTCAGATTTTCACTGTTATCCTCTCGCGTTCCGTGAAAAGCGGGTGGCTGTGTGCTGAAACTGTGAAGTGGCCGGGCCATAAGATTTAAGAATTATGAAACGTCAATATCAACCGTCGAAGATGCGCCGTAAACGGCAACATGGCTTTTTGAATCGCAATTCCAGCAAGAGTGGAAAGGCCACCTTGGCCAATCGCCGTCGCGTTGGGCGCAAACGTCTGACCCCGGTATAAGAGGGAATGGGCCATGGCGGCTGAACCGCAGCAACGCCGCCTGCTGGGGCGCAATATGCGCTTAAAGCAGTCGCGGGATTTTTCGCGGGTGCGGCAGCAGGGGCGGCGGATGCCGTATGGTTGTTTGATTGCCAATTGGATGGTTTTACCTCCCGGATCGCCCATGCGACTGGGAGTGATCACTGCGAAGAAGCTTGGTAATGCGGTGGTTCGGGCTCGTGCCCGGCGCTTACTGAGGGAGGCATTTCGGTTGCATCAGCACGATTTGTCACAGCCGGTCGATCTTGTTTTGGTGGCACAAAGAACTATTGTTGGGAAGGGCTTTGCAGCAGTCGAAGCTGATTTTCTGGCTATGTTAAGGAAAGCCAGGCTGGTGAAGACGTCGTGAACTGGGCTCAACATATTTTGGTTTTGTTGGTGCGAATATACCAGTGGGTGATATCGCCCACTAAAGACGTTTTGCTTGGACCGGCGGGACAATGCCGTTTCACTCCCAGTTGTTCGCAATATGCAGTGGAAGCGCTTCAGAAGCATGGGGCTGTCAAGGGGAGCCTGATGGCTGGCTGGCGCATTTGCCGCTGCAATCCCTGGGGTGGCTGTGGCGAGGACCCGGTGCCGGATAAGAAATCCCGGGAGAAGCATATAAATTTGAAAGGTGTTACTTCGTGGCGTTCGCAGGCTTCGGTGAAGCCTTCAGCATTCGGGACAGCCTCCGGGGAGCATAGTTAATTTCATGGATCGTAAATCAATTTCCATTCTGATCGTTTGTGGAGCGCTGTTGTTTTTGTGGCCAGTGTTGGTGAACAAAATCCTGCCACCCAAGCCTGCACCCCCGCATACGAACCTCGTTTCTTCCGCCAGTTCCACCAACCAAACCGCCCTGGGGACCAACCAGGCAGCAATTGCTCCGGCCCAGCCCGCTTTCGAAGCAGGCACGAATGTGGCAAGCCAGTTCGCGGTGAATACAAACCAACCGGAAGAAACTCTGGTGGTCACAAATGACAATGCCGTTTACACATTCACCTCACGCGGCGGTGGTTTGAAAGAAGTCGAACTTCTCCATTACCCGGAAACAGTGAGTGCCTTGCGAAGGAGGGCGCAGAGAACAAACCAGTTCGCCACTTTGAACACTCCGGCAGCTCCTCCAGTTTTGTCGATTCTGGGCAATGACTCCTTGACGGGGGATGGTGTGTTCAAGCTATCGCAGGTTCCGGGAGGAGTTCATGCGGAAAAGGTGCTTACCAATGGATTGAAGGTGGTCAAAGAATTTCGGCTGGGCACCAATTATTTGATGTCCGCTTCGGTTCGAATGGAGAACCAATCGCGGCAACCACTTCAACTCTCCCCGCAGGAAGTTGTCCTTGGAACCGCCACTCCTCTTGGAATTCAGGACAACGGGCAGGTGGTGGGAATGCTCTGGTATAATAGCAACAAAGTGGCATCCGTGGGCCCATCATTTTTTAATACGAACACCACCAAACTCTTTTTCTTTCCCCGAACGCCGGAGACCGAATATCGCGCAGGGAGCAATGATGTTGTCTGGGTGGCGTTAAAGAATCAATTTTTTACCCTCGCCACGATGCCACAGATTCCGGCGCCCAGCGTGGTGGCGCACCTAACTTACCTGCCCCCGCCGTCCCGCGAGGAAGTCAGTTCCACGCCAAAAGCCGTGGCCCAGCCAACGGGTGTTACAGCGGCTCTTGAGTACCCCGGACAAACCCTGGCTCCAGGGGGATTCGTGGAGCGCAATTACGATATTTTTACTGGACCCAAGGAATATAAAACGCTGGCCAGAATTGCTGCGCGTTTTAATAACGATATCGATAAGGTGATGGAATTTGGCCTCTTCTCCCCGATTTCCAAAATGCTGCTGTTGGGGATGAATTGGCTGCATCACAGGCTATCGGTTTCCTATGGACTGACCATCATCCTGATCACGGTTCTGATCAAAATTGTATTTTGGCCGCTGACTGCTTTCAGCACGAAATCCATGAAGCGAATGCAGGCGCTGCAGCCGCAAATCAAGGCCATTCAGGAAAAGTACAAGGACGAGCCGCAAAAGGTCAGCCAGAAGACGATGGAGTTTTACCGAAAGAACAAGGTAAACCCCCTGGGAGGATGTTTGCCGGCACTATTGCAAATTCCAGTATTTTTCGGCTTCTTTGCAATGATGAGAGGCGCGATTGAATTGCGCGGCGCGCATTTTCTTTGGATGGGCGATTTATCGCAACCCGATACGATTTTTATAATTCCCGGCTTCAATTTTCCGATAAACCCGATGCCGCTCCTGATGGGGGTAACGATGTTGTGGCAGATCAGCCTTGCACCGCCATCGCCTGGCATGGATCCGGCACAGCAGAAGATGATGAAGTTCATGCCTTTGATGATCCTCCTCTTTGTATACTCTCAACCTTCAGGTTTGGCGCTTTACTATACGGTTCAGAATCTGCTAACAATTCTCCAGACAAAACTTACAAAGTCCGATCCAGTATTGGCACCGGCGGCGAAGACCCAGGTTCCAGTTGCGCCGCAAAAGAAAAACAAGTGAACAGCCGGATTTAGCAACAGTCGATTATGCCTGCTCAACCTAAAGCTACACTCGAAAAAATTCTGGAACTCCTTGGCTTCAGCGCCACAGTGGAGGAACATCCCTTGGAAGACGGTTTCCTGCTGGATGTAAAAACCGACGATTCCGGCCGGCTCATCGGCCGCCAGGGACAAACGCTTTCCGACCTCCAGTACATCACCAATCGCATGCTGTTTCAGCTGGATCCTACCTGTCCCAAGGTAATGGTGGATGTGAGCGGTTATCGTGCGCAAGCCCGTGAGGCTTTGGTCAAGAAGGCCAAGGACGCGGCTGAGAAGGTGCGTCGTTGGGGAGATGTGGTGGAGTTGGAACCGCTGAGCGCGTTTGATCGCCGCATTGTTCACAATGCCGTGAAGGATGACCCGGATATTGAAACCCACAGTGTCGAAGTCGAAGGTTCGGACAAGAAGGTAATTTTGTTCCGGCCCAAGCAGTAGCTATTTCGTTTTCCATTTGGGACCATTTATTGACCGGCAGAGGAGACTCCTGCCGGTCTTTTGTTTTACCGGGCAGCTTAGAACGGAGGAGTTCGAGCGGGTTCGCTTTTGCTTGTAACTGAGCAAAAGATAAGACAGTCTCAACAAAGCTCGAATTGTAATCACGACAATCCCTGGTTGGGAAAGTTGCAGAAGAATGACAATGTCGCGCCTTGGATGGGGGAAAACTCCGACATTCAAGAAGAGCCAAAGCAAGTTACCGTCGCGAACCAGCAGAGATGTGGTAGCACTGGCAACCTGTTAAATCAAAAGTAACAACCCGGATCGTTCCTGCAACACATTCTCTTTTGTGATCACCCTGCGTAAGTCTTCCGCGAATTGTCTGTCTTCTGCCGTGGTCTGCCTGGCCGCATTGTTTATCGCCATTCTTCCA is part of the Pedosphaera parvula Ellin514 genome and harbors:
- the yidD gene encoding membrane protein insertion efficiency factor YidD, translated to MNWAQHILVLLVRIYQWVISPTKDVLLGPAGQCRFTPSCSQYAVEALQKHGAVKGSLMAGWRICRCNPWGGCGEDPVPDKKSREKHINLKGVTSWRSQASVKPSAFGTASGEHS
- the rpmH gene encoding 50S ribosomal protein L34; protein product: MKRQYQPSKMRRKRQHGFLNRNSSKSGKATLANRRRVGRKRLTPV
- a CDS encoding transposase gives rise to the protein MTFKYINSYSVPFIPHATRKKYSHNLLLPLSGKKRTDLPLPFEKKRALRYYRATGCKTCALKKQCTRNKANRTITREENEALMEAMAQRVKNNRQIMKSRKAIAEHPFGTIKRAMNAGYFLCKRLAGVRAEMSLTVLAYNLKRVLNIVSFEDLIKAVAVKG
- a CDS encoding phytanoyl-CoA dioxygenase family protein is translated as MIDHEQLHRDGYALLRGAIPAERLDDLRAAFDADVKPSDQWPVPRGAGWRHSLLDLDPRVQAVCRLPEVLAVVGELIGERFFLSQVEGREPLAGGGQQTLHRDLFAQRPGDTVIALAYFDDYGPCNGATRIVPGSHRPAQGELPFDFADESRSVQLSGSAGDILIFDADLVHAGSLNPTGARRRSILICYFAEPLYATHLQSAKLRGIRMDTADRFDPTRPVQVSQRAVVPVI
- a CDS encoding VOC family protein — encoded protein: MQHVTGIGGLFFRSKNPAVLGQWYKEHFGIELVPGDYTQKPWSQEAGPTVFAPFPHDTNYFGRPEQQWMLNLRVRDLDRLVEKLRAAKIDVSPDPEAYPNGRFARLHDPEGNPIELWEPK
- the rnpA gene encoding ribonuclease P protein component, with amino-acid sequence MAAEPQQRRLLGRNMRLKQSRDFSRVRQQGRRMPYGCLIANWMVLPPGSPMRLGVITAKKLGNAVVRARARRLLREAFRLHQHDLSQPVDLVLVAQRTIVGKGFAAVEADFLAMLRKARLVKTS
- a CDS encoding beta strand repeat-containing protein, which translates into the protein MVITNIAGSTISSNALLTVIGNTNVAPTIISQPTNQIVVNVGSNAIFRVTATGTAPLRYQWRFNNTNIAGATSSIYTRVNAQLTNAGNYSVVITNLAGSVISSNALLTVIGFAPTITSQPASQTVNAGTNVTFSVVATGTAPLRYQWRFNNTNIAGATASILTRLNVQTANSGNYSVVITNVVGTVLSSDALLTVISNTNIAPTVVFFSPTNNMDFGSTSDIGVYAQVSDVDGIVTNLDFFSGTNLLQTISGNLTNNGGLYGFTWTNVPPGVYSITAAATDDSGAVSTTAPLTFTVGGTLPTITSQPASQTVNAGTNVTFSVVATGTAPLSYQWRFNNTNIAGATSSIFSLSNVQTANAGNYSVVITNIAGITTSSSALLTVIGNPNFPPTVVFFSPTNNMNFGSTSDIGVYAQMSDVDGIVTNLDFFSGTNLLQSFSGSLTNNGGLYGFTWTNVPPGVYSITAAATDDSGAVSTTAPLTFTVGSTPPTITSQPVSQVVNAGTNVTFSVVATGTDPMSYQWLFNNTNIAGATSSIFSLSNVQTTDSGNYSVVITNIAGSTTSSNALLTIIENTNVAPTITSQPASQTVNAGTNVAFSVVATGTAPLHYQWRFNNTNIAGATSNILTRLNVQPTNSGNYSVVITNVAGGIISSNALLTVNAIAPTITSQPASQTVNAGTSVTFSVSATGTAPLRYQWRFNNTNIAGAISSVFTRLNVQTTNAGNYSVVITNLAGTVTSSNALLTVIANTNVAPAITTQPQNQTVAVGQSATFSVVATGTAPLLYQWRFNTTNIPGAQGSSLTLSNVQPSNAGNYSVVITNIAGKVTSSNALLTVIAPVLITAQPQSQAVTEGNAAAFTVSATASTPLQYQWLFNGSPIAGQTNSSLALPGVAAADAGLYSVSISSLLSSVTSSNATLTVTPAVCVPAPAGLVSWWPGEANARDLTDTNNGTLDGSLDFAPGKVGQAFVFNGTDADVKIPASADLNVGAGDGFSIDAWINPSDVTTQRPLVEWNSGSYGAHFWISVPVSSTGAGPGCLYANLSDTDGLDHTITSPAGTILPSTFQHVALTYDKTSGMAVLYVNGNIVAQQNLGTFTPSTTGDLWLGLRPAGDAAGTRFLGRMDEVDLFNRALSATEIQSMYNASFAGKCRTSPLVVTQPASQTVTAGDNATFTVEAAGTGSLHYQWQFAGADLSGATTTSLVISNAQPANAGDYSVLISSAIGSVTSSNATLIVNHAPVANPQSLAVNEDSSLFITLSATDEDADPLTYTVSTPAHGTLTGTAPNLVYQPAAGYYGPDAFTFHVNDGLLDSEDATITIDVRFVNHAPLAESQSVTVNEDSSVAITLTASDVENDPLTYFVLTAPAHGTLTGNGANLVYHPNANYFGPDTFTFKANDGQVDSGVATVTITVNPVNDAPVAVARIYPLFVLSTNDTDLIVIAPDGIQATVIFDGSLSTDIENDPLQFTWLDEGKTNILGQTMVATNTLSVGTNIVSLIVSDGTDMSTNTIQVQVITPAEAVSKLSAVLQEVDLGGTSKDPFLDALNDAQDALGMGQLDKGVSFLEKFEYKVSKQTSPVYTESVARLIYIANEIIQAVTPPSGNPQAIKH
- a CDS encoding helix-turn-helix domain-containing protein encodes the protein MDEIIRFVMLAQSARFTVTELCEQFGISRKTGYKHLVRYAADGLQGLAAAATVRSGFLSRCARSPIPARMPKRVLRIDLNRRLS